A genomic stretch from Mesomycoplasma neurolyticum includes:
- the nadE gene encoding NAD(+) synthase produces the protein MKYLEYFNYLVKWLQDEVKKAKMKGVIVGLSGGIDSSLVAAIAKKAFPNNSLGIIMPINSMANDLDDIKALVNNIKIETLEVNLKDSYNELLKNLNINDKLAIANIKPRLRMTTLYAIAQAKKYLVLGTDNFSEMYLGYFTKYGDGGVDLLPIVHLKKSEVKQMSKEIKVIPESIINKKPSAGLWENQSDEEELGFSYDQFELFFTNPEKLSNEIIKKIKKQHKITQHKRKAIPKPKKMYE, from the coding sequence ATGAAATATTTAGAATATTTTAATTATTTAGTTAAGTGATTGCAAGATGAAGTTAAAAAAGCTAAAATGAAAGGTGTGATTGTAGGTTTGTCAGGGGGTATTGACTCATCTTTAGTAGCAGCTATTGCAAAAAAAGCTTTTCCAAATAATTCATTAGGTATAATCATGCCTATAAATTCTATGGCAAATGATCTAGATGATATAAAAGCATTAGTAAATAATATAAAAATTGAAACTTTAGAAGTAAATTTAAAAGATAGTTATAATGAATTATTGAAAAATTTAAATATAAATGATAAATTAGCTATTGCCAATATCAAACCAAGATTAAGAATGACAACACTTTATGCAATTGCTCAAGCAAAAAAATATTTAGTTTTAGGTACAGATAACTTTTCTGAAATGTATTTAGGATATTTTACTAAATATGGTGATGGTGGAGTTGATTTATTGCCAATTGTTCATTTGAAAAAATCAGAAGTTAAACAAATGTCGAAAGAAATTAAAGTTATTCCTGAAAGTATTATTAATAAAAAACCATCAGCTGGTCTTTGAGAAAATCAAAGTGATGAAGAAGAATTGGGATTTAGCTATGATCAATTTGAATTATTTTTTACAAATCCAGAAAAATTAAGTAATGAAATTATAAAAAAAATTAAAAAACAACACAAAATTACACAACATAAAAGAAAAGCTATTCCAAAACCTAAAAAAATGTATGAATAA
- a CDS encoding zinc-binding metallopeptidase family protein, whose translation MPKQNEIFDSKKIISKNLDNRLNILIFYLFGNHINDFCLTTKEEIGLVSIKNIDFKQELKKYNTIINLEVSENDKWDSEKIYIRVADSFTAPNIKMIEKMKLFFEKMFIPYELVYGSGLTDITEIQTYDNVITINIAAIKIHSHISKTTFKNFLYLTILS comes from the coding sequence TTACCTAAACAAAATGAAATATTTGATTCTAAAAAAATAATTTCTAAAAACCTTGATAATAGATTAAATATTTTAATTTTTTATCTCTTTGGTAACCATATTAATGATTTTTGTTTAACAACAAAAGAGGAAATTGGTTTAGTATCGATAAAAAATATTGATTTTAAACAAGAATTAAAAAAATATAATACAATAATAAACTTAGAAGTTTCTGAAAATGATAAATGAGATAGTGAAAAAATTTATATAAGAGTTGCAGATAGTTTTACAGCACCAAATATTAAAATGATTGAAAAAATGAAATTATTTTTCGAAAAAATGTTTATACCTTATGAATTAGTTTATGGTTCTGGGCTAACTGATATTACAGAAATACAAACATATGATAATGTTATAACAATTAATATTGCTGCTATCAAAATACATTCGCATATTTCGAAAACTACATTTAAAAATTTTCTTTATTTAACAATTTTATCTTAG
- a CDS encoding MFS transporter: MKTNLYKYIIAIFISLIGSGAFKLGTSLYMFKFEGNQWNIASMYLLIQIPTLVIYFFSKRISKINSKFSLVISDILSLFLLIISIFLYFLYSKESKLFSILMIIINSLLGFVHAFRFIHLRNILYYCSSHEKEIKKYNYLNSWATTLSFVFFPFISLLFSYFNYYFLIIFNICTYLLSGLLYFSLSLNKKAIVFKNIKNNEKNYSKNKSKWFFTIFFSIVISLILYPKQSGMFQFLKFSNFDFIDRNFSSVIIPVLTSIFGVLGTFISHWLNYKMKSKILAIFCICSFLLVLIGFPWLFIILMFEKNSWFSLIFYVLIISFQQLLFSLLIPIYYNFHYEMFNKEDNAKQLGLSLIFRTLVSSFAILFFTFLSETYNYYYAFMTYLIIILILICFTIYFIIDAVLLWKKKNINNSIVNF; this comes from the coding sequence ATGAAAACAAATTTATATAAATATATTATAGCTATTTTTATTTCGTTAATTGGATCAGGAGCTTTTAAATTAGGTACTTCATTATACATGTTTAAATTTGAAGGTAATCAATGAAATATAGCATCAATGTATTTATTGATTCAAATTCCTACACTTGTAATTTATTTTTTTAGTAAACGAATTTCTAAAATAAATTCTAAATTTTCATTAGTAATTTCTGATATTTTGTCTTTATTTCTTTTGATAATATCAATATTTTTATATTTTTTGTATTCAAAAGAAAGTAAATTATTTTCAATATTAATGATTATAATAAATTCACTTTTAGGTTTTGTTCATGCTTTTAGATTTATACATTTAAGAAATATTTTATATTATTGCAGTAGTCATGAAAAAGAAATAAAAAAATATAATTATTTGAATTCATGAGCAACTACATTATCATTTGTATTTTTTCCTTTTATTTCATTATTATTTAGCTATTTTAATTATTATTTTTTGATAATATTTAACATTTGCACTTATTTATTAAGTGGTTTGCTTTATTTTTCTTTAAGTTTAAATAAAAAAGCTATTGTTTTTAAAAATATTAAAAACAATGAAAAAAATTATTCAAAAAACAAAAGCAAATGATTTTTCACTATATTCTTTTCTATAGTGATTTCATTAATTTTATATCCAAAGCAATCAGGAATGTTTCAATTTTTAAAATTTTCTAACTTTGATTTTATTGACAGAAATTTTTCAAGTGTAATAATTCCAGTTTTAACATCTATTTTTGGTGTTTTAGGTACTTTTATAAGTCATTGATTAAATTATAAAATGAAGTCGAAAATTTTAGCTATATTTTGTATTTGTTCCTTTTTATTAGTTTTAATTGGATTTCCATGACTTTTTATAATTTTGATGTTTGAAAAAAATTCATGATTTTCATTAATTTTTTACGTTTTAATTATTTCATTTCAACAACTTTTATTTTCCTTGTTAATACCTATATATTATAATTTTCATTATGAAATGTTTAATAAAGAAGATAATGCAAAACAGCTTGGATTATCTCTGATATTTAGAACTTTAGTTTCTTCATTTGCAATATTGTTTTTTACATTTTTAAGCGAAACATATAATTATTATTATGCATTTATGACTTATTTAATTATTATTTTAATTTTAATTTGTTTCACTATTTATTTTATTATTGATGCAGTTTTATTATGAAAGAAAAAAAATATAAATAATTCAATTGTTAACTTTTAA
- a CDS encoding cell division protein FtsZ, protein MSNRKIKIFGIGGCGNNIVKHALENAKDNIEYYFANTDLITLNTFDPEKTIALGDSEKRKGSGAGNDPLKGREYALESKNEISEKMAGADIVVLAAGMGKGTGSGSSSIFAEEAKKHGALTIAIVTMPFEFEGKKISGNAALGLANLKKHVDALLIISNNKLATKHANLPHFETMKIANVFFDKIINVIYEIINVRGIQNVDFADLLSIMKTKGEVIINSVKGFGSDKVQKAIDKLLEFDILENNIKKAKNIILNIASADITSAEISEIINRIKKESENEVDVIYGLIQKSSNDKDLSLSIIATGINEFNSENKTISSTITNNHNNVSRENVSETPKSTFMNTKTVLNEHNTEMEKPSFSSITEAVRSQMEKKVNNNENSLPKIQSENSSKIETNFRSMASPYANNPKVETVQTNTNPMTSNSTPSLNYDKLRHRMAEKSSTPEERTTNVASNYATISQKTREETLSASGQKTNNHSSELNYNKPNFFEIENDNDETEENYFPSFLRK, encoded by the coding sequence ATGTCAAATAGAAAAATTAAAATTTTTGGTATTGGTGGCTGTGGAAATAATATAGTAAAACATGCATTAGAAAATGCAAAAGACAACATTGAATATTACTTTGCAAATACAGATTTAATTACACTTAATACTTTTGATCCAGAAAAAACTATTGCTTTAGGTGATAGTGAAAAAAGAAAAGGATCGGGAGCGGGCAATGATCCACTCAAAGGTAGAGAGTATGCACTTGAATCTAAAAATGAAATTAGTGAAAAGATGGCTGGTGCAGATATTGTTGTTTTGGCAGCAGGAATGGGCAAAGGAACAGGATCAGGTTCTAGTTCAATTTTTGCAGAAGAAGCTAAAAAACATGGTGCTTTAACTATTGCAATAGTTACAATGCCATTTGAATTTGAAGGAAAAAAAATTAGTGGTAATGCAGCTTTAGGACTTGCAAACCTAAAAAAACATGTTGATGCACTTTTGATTATTTCCAACAATAAATTAGCAACTAAACACGCTAATTTACCTCATTTTGAAACAATGAAAATTGCTAATGTATTTTTTGACAAAATTATTAATGTCATTTATGAAATTATTAATGTTAGAGGAATTCAAAACGTAGATTTTGCTGATTTGTTATCTATTATGAAAACAAAAGGCGAAGTAATTATTAATTCAGTTAAAGGCTTTGGTAGCGACAAAGTTCAAAAAGCAATTGATAAACTATTGGAGTTTGATATTCTTGAAAATAATATCAAAAAGGCAAAAAACATAATTCTTAATATTGCTTCAGCAGATATAACTTCTGCTGAAATCAGTGAAATAATTAATCGTATTAAAAAAGAATCTGAAAATGAAGTTGATGTTATTTATGGATTGATACAAAAATCTAGCAATGACAAAGATTTATCACTTTCTATTATTGCAACAGGAATTAATGAATTTAATTCAGAAAATAAAACAATCAGTTCAACTATCACAAATAATCATAACAATGTTTCAAGGGAGAATGTGAGTGAAACACCAAAAAGCACTTTCATGAACACTAAAACAGTTTTAAATGAACATAACACTGAAATGGAGAAACCTAGTTTTTCATCGATAACTGAAGCAGTCAGAAGTCAAATGGAAAAAAAAGTTAATAATAATGAAAATTCATTACCAAAAATTCAGAGTGAAAATTCAAGTAAAATTGAAACTAATTTTAGAAGTATGGCAAGTCCTTACGCAAACAATCCGAAAGTTGAAACAGTGCAAACAAACACTAATCCTATGACCAGCAATTCTACCCCTAGTTTAAATTATGATAAATTAAGACATAGAATGGCTGAAAAAAGTTCAACACCTGAAGAGAGAACAACTAATGTTGCATCAAACTATGCAACTATTAGCCAGAAAACTAGAGAAGAAACATTAAGTGCATCTGGTCAAAAAACTAATAATCATTCTTCAGAGTTAAATTACAATAAACCAAATTTTTTTGAAATTGAAAATGATAATGATGAAACAGAAGAAAATTATTTCCCAAGTTTTTTAAGAAAATAA
- the rsmH gene encoding 16S rRNA (cytosine(1402)-N(4))-methyltransferase RsmH: MKHLPVLLNEVLEQLNLKEDGKYIDLTLGRAGHSSHILKKLKTGWLYGFDKDIEATKESRLILNKINSNFTIIHSDFKNIKYAMNNLKVEKVDGILMDLGVSSPQLDDKDRGFSYNKDSRLDMRMDRSQSLDAHYIVNNYSYEQLNSIFIKNADVKLSYKVAKGIIDNRPINTTLELVDVIKKSLPAKIVRLKNPAKAIFQAIRIEVNDELESLKLALKDSINFLNTNGKLLVITFHSIEDKIVKNFFNSLTKKEDYYKLPIIVEQKWKNISLKPKNDEISTNNRSRSAKLRILTRLK; the protein is encoded by the coding sequence ATGAAACATTTACCTGTTTTATTAAATGAAGTGTTAGAACAATTAAATCTTAAAGAAGATGGTAAATATATTGATTTAACACTAGGAAGAGCTGGGCATTCATCACACATTTTGAAAAAACTCAAAACTGGATGATTGTATGGTTTTGATAAAGATATTGAAGCTACAAAAGAAAGTAGATTAATACTTAACAAAATTAACAGTAATTTTACTATTATTCACAGTGATTTTAAAAACATAAAATATGCTATGAATAATTTAAAAGTTGAAAAAGTTGACGGAATTTTGATGGATCTTGGTGTTTCATCTCCACAATTAGATGATAAAGATAGAGGTTTTTCATATAACAAAGATTCAAGATTAGATATGAGAATGGATCGAAGCCAGAGTTTGGATGCTCATTATATAGTTAATAACTACAGTTATGAGCAGTTAAATTCTATTTTTATCAAAAATGCAGATGTAAAGCTTTCTTACAAAGTTGCGAAAGGCATTATTGATAATAGACCTATAAATACTACTTTAGAATTAGTAGATGTTATAAAAAAATCACTACCTGCAAAAATAGTAAGGTTAAAAAATCCTGCTAAAGCAATTTTTCAAGCTATTCGGATTGAAGTAAATGATGAATTAGAATCATTAAAACTTGCGTTAAAAGATTCGATTAATTTTTTAAATACAAACGGCAAACTTTTAGTTATTACATTTCACTCAATTGAAGATAAAATTGTTAAAAACTTTTTTAATTCATTAACAAAAAAAGAAGATTACTATAAACTTCCTATTATTGTTGAACAAAAGTGAAAAAATATTTCTTTAAAACCTAAAAATGATGAAATATCAACTAATAACAGAAGTAGAAGTGCTAAATTAAGAATTTTAACAAGATTAAAATAA
- the mraZ gene encoding division/cell wall cluster transcriptional repressor MraZ produces MFGNYLKTIDEKNRIVIPSNFRAELGDVFYVSLGLDKIIEIRNKFEFQKIKNKINEHNSLNKNVRDFARFFFGNTTEVSCDKLGRVILPKNLLSITTITKEAYLIGVGEKLELWPKDRYEAENKKFTNEEELEEMQKILNESGVIL; encoded by the coding sequence ATGTTTGGCAATTATTTAAAAACTATTGATGAAAAAAATAGAATCGTAATTCCTAGCAATTTTAGAGCTGAATTAGGTGATGTTTTTTATGTATCATTAGGACTAGACAAAATTATTGAAATCAGAAATAAATTTGAATTTCAAAAAATAAAAAATAAAATTAACGAACACAACTCATTAAATAAAAACGTAAGAGACTTTGCAAGGTTTTTCTTTGGAAACACCACAGAAGTTTCATGTGATAAATTGGGAAGGGTGATTTTACCAAAAAACCTTTTGTCAATTACCACTATCACCAAAGAAGCATATTTGATTGGAGTAGGTGAAAAGTTAGAACTTTGACCGAAAGATAGATATGAAGCTGAAAACAAAAAGTTTACAAATGAAGAAGAACTTGAAGAAATGCAAAAAATTTTAAACGAAAGTGGAGTTATTCTTTAA
- a CDS encoding F0F1 ATP synthase subunit A, whose translation MGAFFDNWQQPQLFTLFVVVFLILLFSIIVYFKIKKEKADKAPGIVVFIAEKYYNFLDGFFTGNEVKKINFLKPYLFALFTFLLFGNLISLFGVEPIGSSISIPLTLTLMSHLGTQIIGIFCLKWRYFVKYLNPLEIVSAISPLLSLSFRLFGNIIGGSVILLLLYGGLNYVWGLLPIGVFSMFNLPASLFLAPFLFYFDIFGPFIQAYVFTLLTAVAWSSNTTND comes from the coding sequence ATGGGAGCATTTTTCGATAATTGACAACAACCACAACTTTTTACACTTTTTGTTGTAGTGTTTTTAATTTTATTGTTTTCAATTATTGTTTATTTCAAAATTAAAAAAGAAAAAGCAGATAAAGCACCTGGTATAGTAGTTTTTATTGCTGAAAAATATTATAATTTTTTAGATGGTTTTTTTACTGGAAATGAAGTTAAAAAAATTAATTTTTTAAAACCTTATTTATTTGCACTTTTTACTTTTTTATTATTTGGAAATTTAATTTCACTTTTTGGTGTTGAACCAATTGGAAGTAGTATTTCAATACCATTAACATTAACATTGATGTCTCATTTAGGGACTCAAATTATAGGAATTTTTTGTTTAAAGTGGCGTTACTTTGTTAAATATTTAAATCCATTAGAAATAGTTTCGGCTATTTCACCTTTACTATCTTTATCATTTAGGTTGTTTGGTAATATAATTGGTGGTTCAGTTATATTATTGCTACTTTATGGTGGACTAAATTATGTTTGAGGATTATTACCTATTGGTGTTTTTTCTATGTTTAATTTACCAGCATCATTATTTTTAGCACCATTTTTATTTTATTTTGACATTTTTGGTCCTTTTATTCAAGCGTATGTATTTACACTTTTAACAGCTGTTGCTTGATCTTCAAATACAACTAATGATTAA
- the atpE gene encoding ATP synthase F0 subunit C — protein sequence MNTEILEIANKLSQENPSNAVGVGLVAVGAGASLIGVMGIGVGQGYAAGKAVEAVAKNPEAEKSIVKLLIIGCAIAETSSIYCLIVAILLLFVF from the coding sequence ATGAACACAGAAATTTTAGAAATTGCAAACAAATTATCACAAGAAAATCCATCTAATGCAGTGGGAGTTGGGCTTGTAGCTGTTGGAGCAGGTGCATCATTAATTGGTGTTATGGGAATAGGAGTTGGACAAGGTTATGCAGCTGGTAAAGCTGTTGAAGCTGTAGCAAAAAACCCAGAAGCAGAAAAAAGCATTGTTAAACTTTTAATTATTGGCTGTGCAATCGCTGAAACATCATCAATTTATTGCCTTATAGTTGCTATTCTTTTATTATTTGTTTTTTAA
- the atpF gene encoding F0F1 ATP synthase subunit B, translated as MLTQNLSQNTSEKTNEFSAGEEISKLFKNILPNVWVMLATLVAFIIVLIILYFLVYSPLRKVIQEKREFIQKNINETIVKKEQAIKFELQKKHELSIAKQKALEIIEQSRFNSEKESLITINNAKIEAKQIINDGNRAIKKMQLDYQQQYKNDVVNTAVKLASKIIEKNINENDNQNLIQTFFDNIETENNE; from the coding sequence ATGTTAACACAAAATTTATCACAAAACACTAGTGAAAAAACTAATGAATTCTCAGCTGGCGAAGAAATATCAAAATTATTTAAAAATATTTTGCCTAATGTCTGAGTAATGCTGGCAACTTTAGTTGCATTTATTATTGTTTTAATTATCTTATATTTTCTTGTTTATTCTCCTTTGAGAAAGGTAATACAGGAAAAAAGAGAATTTATTCAAAAAAATATAAATGAAACTATAGTTAAAAAAGAACAAGCAATTAAATTTGAATTACAAAAAAAACATGAACTATCAATTGCAAAGCAGAAAGCTTTGGAAATAATAGAACAATCTAGATTTAATTCTGAAAAAGAGTCATTAATTACAATTAATAATGCGAAAATTGAGGCTAAACAAATTATTAATGATGGAAATAGAGCTATTAAAAAAATGCAGTTAGATTATCAACAACAATATAAAAATGATGTAGTTAATACAGCTGTGAAACTAGCTTCTAAAATTATTGAAAAAAATATTAATGAGAATGATAATCAAAATTTAATACAAACATTTTTTGATAATATAGAAACAGAAAATAATGAATAA
- a CDS encoding F0F1 ATP synthase subunit delta, with product MNKIKSSNYAHALFSIALEEKKIKSFLNHLQEINNIFLANEKIFFILSSFNLTQDEKEDIIDKIFQNTVFEKTIINFLKLLTKKRYINKLPEIFNTFQKEAFQHLNIKKGVVYSTRILNENEMQKLVNKIKEKINCEIHLVNEIDTSLIAGIKIEIENHIFENSIISKLEGIKDYILKEKTNGF from the coding sequence ATGAATAAAATAAAATCATCTAATTATGCTCATGCATTGTTTTCAATAGCTTTAGAAGAAAAAAAAATAAAAAGTTTTTTAAATCATTTGCAAGAAATTAACAATATTTTTCTTGCTAATGAAAAAATTTTTTTTATTTTATCTTCTTTTAATCTTACACAAGATGAAAAAGAAGATATTATTGACAAGATTTTTCAAAATACTGTTTTTGAAAAAACTATTATTAATTTTTTAAAATTATTAACAAAAAAAAGATATATTAATAAATTACCTGAAATTTTTAATACATTCCAAAAAGAAGCATTTCAACATTTAAATATAAAAAAAGGTGTTGTTTATTCAACAAGAATTTTAAATGAAAATGAAATGCAAAAATTGGTAAATAAAATTAAAGAGAAAATAAATTGTGAAATTCATTTAGTGAATGAAATAGATACATCACTTATTGCAGGGATTAAAATCGAAATTGAAAACCATATTTTTGAAAATTCAATAATTTCTAAATTAGAGGGTATAAAAGATTATATTTTAAAGGAGAAAACAAATGGCTTTTAA
- the atpA gene encoding F0F1 ATP synthase subunit alpha, translated as MAFNKNDISSIIKEQIKKYENKAHYYETGKVITVGDGVALISGLEKAILGEIIEFESNVKGMVLNLEEDFVGVVILGNDQKVFEGQIVKRTNKIISVAVGQEIIGRVINALGEPIDGKGPINSAKTRNVFTNTPEIMKRQEVNQPLKTGILLIDSLIPIGKGQRELIIGDRQTGKTAIAIDTILNQKNQDVYCIYVAIGQKNSTIAQIVSKLEKEGALEYTTIVVASASELSPLQYISPYVGVTIAEEFMEQGKDVLIVYDDLSKHAVAYRTLSLLLRRPPGREAFPGDIFYQHSYLLERAAKLNEKNGGGSITALPIIETQSGDISAYIPTNVISITDGQIFMKESLFNSGQRPAVDVGFSVSRVGSSAQTKLMKSVVSSLKLELAQYNEMKAFAQFGSDLDESTKKILSHGSKVYEILKQDQYLHISEIDQVILLFTIQYQIVNPIPLNEIRAFNNELLQWINTENEMLKLKAEILKNKTLDSQTLSKLYKKLVDFANDFTSKIDDYNPNNHLKIPQLN; from the coding sequence ATGGCTTTTAATAAAAATGATATTTCTTCAATAATTAAAGAACAAATAAAAAAATATGAAAATAAGGCTCATTATTATGAAACTGGAAAAGTTATAACTGTTGGTGATGGTGTGGCCTTGATTTCAGGTTTAGAAAAGGCTATTTTAGGTGAAATTATTGAATTTGAAAGTAATGTTAAAGGAATGGTCTTGAATCTAGAAGAAGATTTTGTTGGTGTTGTAATCTTAGGTAATGACCAAAAAGTATTTGAAGGTCAAATAGTTAAAAGAACAAATAAAATTATTTCTGTTGCAGTAGGTCAAGAAATAATTGGTAGAGTTATTAATGCATTAGGTGAACCTATTGATGGTAAAGGTCCTATTAATAGTGCTAAAACAAGGAATGTTTTTACAAATACACCAGAAATAATGAAAAGACAAGAAGTTAACCAACCACTTAAAACAGGTATTCTTTTGATAGATTCACTAATTCCAATTGGTAAAGGGCAAAGAGAACTAATTATTGGTGATCGTCAAACTGGTAAAACAGCAATTGCTATTGATACCATTTTAAACCAAAAAAATCAAGATGTTTACTGTATTTATGTAGCAATAGGGCAAAAAAATTCAACTATTGCACAAATTGTATCTAAACTTGAAAAAGAAGGAGCTCTTGAATATACAACTATCGTTGTTGCAAGTGCTTCTGAGCTTTCACCTTTACAATATATTTCACCTTATGTTGGGGTTACAATTGCAGAAGAATTTATGGAGCAAGGGAAAGATGTTTTAATTGTTTATGATGATTTATCAAAACATGCTGTTGCATATAGAACACTTTCACTTTTATTAAGAAGACCACCAGGGCGTGAAGCTTTTCCAGGAGATATTTTTTATCAACATTCCTATTTATTAGAAAGAGCAGCTAAACTTAATGAAAAAAATGGTGGTGGTTCAATAACAGCGCTTCCAATTATTGAAACTCAATCAGGTGATATTTCAGCCTATATTCCAACAAACGTAATTTCAATTACAGATGGACAAATATTTATGAAAGAGTCATTATTTAATTCAGGGCAAAGACCAGCTGTTGATGTAGGTTTCTCAGTTTCTAGAGTTGGTTCTTCAGCACAAACAAAATTAATGAAATCTGTAGTTTCATCACTTAAACTTGAACTTGCGCAATATAATGAAATGAAAGCTTTTGCTCAATTTGGTTCAGATTTAGATGAATCTACTAAAAAAATACTTAGTCATGGAAGTAAAGTATATGAAATATTAAAACAAGATCAATATTTACATATTTCCGAAATTGATCAAGTTATTTTACTTTTTACTATTCAATATCAAATTGTTAACCCAATTCCATTAAATGAAATTCGTGCTTTTAACAATGAATTATTGCAATGAATTAACACTGAAAATGAAATGTTAAAATTAAAAGCTGAAATTTTAAAAAATAAAACTTTAGATAGCCAAACACTTTCAAAACTTTATAAAAAATTAGTTGATTTTGCTAATGATTTTACTTCAAAAATTGATGATTATAACCCAAATAATCATTTAAAAATTCCTCAATTAAATTAA
- the atpG gene encoding ATP synthase F1 subunit gamma — translation MESLNLIKNRIQLIENIKKITNAMELLATAKFKKIQKEAEVSKTFANSLIEIVNNSFKNSDLNKYLKQFKQEKKTIYIIIGSDLGLCGSYNINIIKKIKELVQKKDKIIVFGTKINNFLINDYNEQIIKKIIHYGDNIEYGILDDVISILIDLLMNNEINEIKIIYTKFINSVTFNSEVQTLFPLESKENDNKKNIDIEYVPSFKEVVERIVPFFLKATIFNFLIESKISEMASRRIAMENATSNASDIIVNLKIDYNKRRQADITKEITEIISGTNN, via the coding sequence ATGGAATCACTTAATTTAATCAAAAATAGAATTCAACTAATTGAAAATATCAAAAAAATTACAAATGCAATGGAACTTTTAGCAACGGCAAAATTTAAAAAAATTCAAAAAGAAGCAGAAGTTTCAAAGACCTTTGCTAATTCATTAATTGAAATAGTAAATAATTCTTTTAAAAATAGTGATTTAAATAAATATTTAAAACAATTTAAACAAGAGAAAAAAACAATTTATATTATTATAGGTTCAGATCTTGGACTTTGCGGTTCTTATAATATCAACATTATAAAAAAGATTAAAGAATTGGTTCAAAAAAAAGATAAAATCATTGTTTTTGGAACAAAAATTAATAATTTTTTAATTAATGATTATAATGAGCAAATCATTAAAAAAATCATTCATTATGGTGATAATATTGAATATGGAATTTTAGATGATGTTATTTCTATATTAATTGATTTGTTAATGAATAATGAAATCAATGAAATAAAGATAATTTATACTAAATTTATTAATAGTGTCACTTTCAATAGTGAGGTTCAAACTCTTTTCCCACTTGAGAGCAAAGAAAACGATAACAAAAAAAATATTGATATTGAATATGTGCCTTCTTTTAAAGAAGTGGTTGAAAGAATTGTGCCTTTTTTCTTAAAGGCAACAATTTTTAACTTTTTAATAGAGTCAAAAATTTCTGAAATGGCATCAAGAAGAATTGCAATGGAAAATGCAACTAGTAATGCAAGCGATATTATTGTAAATCTTAAAATAGATTACAACAAAAGAAGACAAGCAGATATCACTAAAGAAATAACAGAAATTATTAGTGGAACAAATAATTAA